Proteins from a genomic interval of Syntrophorhabdales bacterium:
- a CDS encoding PhoH family protein codes for MENNSEENVLRLSFDDTHVARNLFGPREENIRHLRKYFNVKTSIRGTHLTLIGDKQEVESTGKVINELATIVKKGFVIRPSDIDQAVRYVAHTQKGADELYKDQIFIPPMRKVVVPKTKNQISYVDAIRKHDIVIGIGPAGTGKTYLAMAMALSAYYKKEVSRIILARPAIEAGEKLGFLPGTMYEKVNPYLRPLHDALYDMLDMDRAGRLMEKGVLEIAPLAFMRGRTLNDAFVILDEAQNSASEQMKMFLTRLGYSSKCVVTGDITQIDLPDKRSSGLVEVQHILKGVKGIRFIYFTERDVVRHPLVQKIIRAYERREASRAEKPPGQKKENPTENGQS; via the coding sequence TTGGAGAACAACTCAGAAGAAAACGTCCTGAGACTTTCTTTTGACGATACACACGTCGCTCGCAACCTGTTCGGCCCCAGAGAAGAAAACATCCGTCACCTCCGGAAATATTTTAATGTCAAGACAAGCATTCGCGGCACCCACCTCACCCTGATCGGAGACAAACAAGAGGTCGAAAGCACCGGAAAGGTAATCAACGAACTCGCAACAATCGTAAAGAAGGGGTTCGTCATCAGGCCTTCTGACATCGATCAGGCTGTAAGGTACGTCGCACACACGCAGAAGGGGGCCGATGAACTATACAAAGATCAGATATTTATCCCCCCCATGCGAAAGGTCGTCGTACCGAAAACGAAGAATCAGATTTCATACGTCGATGCAATACGAAAACATGACATTGTGATCGGCATAGGCCCCGCAGGAACCGGCAAGACCTACCTGGCCATGGCTATGGCCCTCTCGGCTTACTACAAGAAGGAGGTTTCGCGGATTATACTCGCGAGGCCTGCTATTGAAGCGGGCGAGAAACTTGGTTTCCTTCCCGGCACCATGTACGAGAAGGTGAATCCCTATCTGAGGCCTCTGCACGATGCGCTCTACGACATGCTGGACATGGACAGGGCGGGAAGACTCATGGAGAAGGGCGTCCTCGAAATAGCGCCTCTGGCATTCATGCGCGGCAGAACGCTCAACGACGCGTTTGTTATCCTGGATGAGGCTCAGAACAGTGCCTCGGAACAGATGAAAATGTTTCTGACACGGCTGGGGTATTCTTCCAAGTGTGTCGTGACTGGTGACATCACACAGATCGATTTGCCCGACAAACGCTCATCAGGACTCGTAGAAGTGCAACACATTCTAAAGGGCGTGAAGGGTATACGATTCATCTACTTCACGGAACGGGACGTGGTACGCCATCCACTGGTACAGAAAATCATCAGAGCGTACGAGAGAAGAGAGGCTTCGCGGGCGGAGAAGCCTCCCGGCCAAAAGAAAGAAAATCCAACAGAGAACGGCCAATCATAA
- the lnt gene encoding apolipoprotein N-acyltransferase yields the protein MSATINFIKSRQFSLPLASAVLLVASQPPISLFPLAYVALVPLLFSLEKSKPRDNFLAGFITGIMAYAGLVYWVVIAMNTYGGISIPLAILILALLVLYLALYLGLITWLCPLAETAARVPLYLSVPLLWVICEYWRGWFLTGFPWSYLAHSQHNFLPMIQIASLTGTYFISFLIAGVNVVIFSFLRRKPAPALFTGSLAVLIVASLLFGYVRLQDQPEGALKTAIIQGNILQDVKWDEPFKLKTVDIYARLTLKEAHGADLIVWPETAMPFVFDADPIRNVVSKVPEALNTRLLFGTLYRDGQGRFYNAAYVLGQKGQVVGRYEKVHLVPFGEFTPLRDYFPFLERISVATGDFFSGSGHNPLATDLGKIGLLICYEGVFPYVTVDTARRGAQVFVNITNDAWFGRSSAPYQHLAFYTFRAIETDRFVLRAANTGISAIIDPRGRITARTDLFTRGVLQGTFAMRDGTTFYVKHGDYFVLLCIVVLSGLILRGLLSPKSGTKR from the coding sequence ATGTCCGCAACCATCAACTTTATAAAGAGCCGACAGTTTAGCCTCCCGCTCGCCTCAGCGGTTCTGCTCGTAGCCTCACAGCCGCCAATTTCCCTCTTCCCGCTCGCATACGTCGCGCTCGTCCCCTTGTTGTTTTCGCTTGAAAAAAGCAAGCCCCGTGATAATTTCCTGGCAGGCTTCATCACAGGCATCATGGCCTACGCAGGTCTTGTCTACTGGGTAGTGATAGCCATGAACACCTATGGCGGGATCAGCATTCCCCTGGCAATACTCATTCTGGCGCTCCTTGTCCTCTACCTCGCTCTCTATCTCGGCCTTATCACATGGCTCTGCCCTCTCGCTGAAACGGCAGCGAGGGTGCCTCTCTATCTGAGCGTACCTCTGTTGTGGGTCATTTGCGAATACTGGAGAGGTTGGTTTCTGACAGGGTTTCCCTGGTCGTACCTCGCCCACTCGCAGCACAACTTTCTGCCCATGATCCAGATTGCTTCCCTGACAGGAACCTACTTTATTTCGTTTCTTATTGCCGGGGTCAATGTTGTCATTTTCTCCTTTCTCCGTCGAAAGCCGGCACCTGCTCTCTTTACAGGTTCATTAGCAGTGCTCATTGTCGCATCCCTTCTGTTCGGTTACGTCCGCTTGCAGGATCAACCGGAAGGGGCCCTCAAGACCGCTATCATTCAGGGCAATATCCTTCAGGATGTCAAATGGGATGAGCCATTCAAGCTAAAAACCGTCGACATATACGCGCGACTCACGCTGAAGGAAGCGCATGGTGCTGACCTCATAGTATGGCCTGAGACAGCCATGCCTTTCGTCTTTGATGCCGATCCCATCCGCAACGTGGTCAGCAAAGTTCCGGAGGCGCTTAACACTCGGCTACTTTTCGGGACACTGTACAGAGACGGACAGGGCAGATTTTACAATGCGGCGTATGTCCTGGGGCAGAAAGGTCAAGTCGTAGGCCGGTATGAGAAAGTTCACCTCGTTCCCTTCGGGGAGTTCACACCGCTTCGGGATTACTTCCCCTTCCTCGAGAGGATCAGTGTTGCGACCGGTGATTTTTTTTCTGGAAGCGGTCACAACCCCCTCGCGACAGATCTCGGCAAGATAGGGCTTCTCATCTGCTATGAAGGGGTGTTCCCTTACGTCACCGTCGATACGGCGAGAAGGGGTGCGCAGGTATTCGTCAATATCACCAACGATGCCTGGTTCGGCAGATCCTCAGCGCCGTATCAGCATCTGGCATTCTATACATTCAGGGCGATCGAAACCGACAGGTTTGTGCTCAGGGCTGCCAATACGGGCATAAGCGCAATAATTGATCCCCGCGGCCGGATCACTGCACGGACCGATTTATTCACGAGAGGAGTCTTGCAAGGCACGTTCGCAATGAGAGATGGAACAACATTCTATGTCAAACACGGGGATTACTTCGTTCTACTCTGCATTGTAGTGCTTTCCGGCCTCATCCTCAGAGGACTGCTCTCTCCGAAATCAGGAACTAAGCGGTAA
- a CDS encoding ABC transporter substrate-binding protein: MKKNVLLSLMILFCLAAGYVPCADAASAVIKVGVVDTYSGPATAYTMDVLDGFKMAINEVNAKGGVLKRKIEFVTRDDKFKPDIALTMTKELVMRENVDLLMGSTNSGAALAMSDFAKKEKIPFLVTDAKSDKIVGEQGHRYVFNLNENTMMVGKATALALSRKPYVKYWIMGEDYEFGHACAEAIWSNLKVLKPNVQLLGESWRKVGETDLTPYLTAVMQAAPDCIISASGGGGIVNFMKSVKALGLEGKIPIYQHYATDQLALAPLGLDAPEGIMGSSCYHFYYPASPENKSFVEAFRKLYKRYPGSTALYGYTAGMFIAGAYQKAGRVDKEKFIDALEGLTIDSPIGKLQMRACDHQVILPMYYGVTKKVPGYDFLIGSDMVTIAGKDYLPSCEEMMKLRK; the protein is encoded by the coding sequence ATGAAGAAGAATGTACTGCTCTCCCTAATGATACTGTTTTGCCTGGCCGCAGGGTATGTGCCCTGTGCTGATGCAGCTTCCGCTGTCATCAAAGTAGGGGTAGTCGACACCTACTCGGGACCAGCCACTGCCTACACGATGGATGTCCTGGACGGTTTCAAAATGGCTATCAATGAGGTGAATGCAAAGGGTGGGGTGCTGAAGAGAAAAATAGAATTCGTGACGCGGGATGACAAGTTCAAACCGGACATTGCGCTTACCATGACAAAGGAGCTGGTAATGAGGGAAAATGTTGACTTGCTCATGGGCTCGACTAACAGCGGCGCTGCTCTGGCCATGTCCGATTTTGCAAAGAAGGAGAAGATCCCCTTCCTCGTCACCGATGCAAAGAGCGATAAGATAGTCGGTGAGCAGGGGCATCGTTATGTCTTCAACCTCAACGAAAACACCATGATGGTCGGAAAAGCCACTGCCCTGGCACTCTCCCGGAAGCCTTACGTTAAATACTGGATCATGGGTGAGGATTACGAGTTCGGCCATGCATGCGCCGAGGCCATCTGGAGCAATCTGAAAGTTCTTAAGCCAAACGTCCAGCTTCTCGGCGAGTCGTGGAGGAAGGTGGGGGAAACAGACTTGACGCCTTATCTCACCGCAGTCATGCAGGCAGCACCTGACTGTATCATCAGTGCTTCGGGCGGAGGCGGCATCGTCAACTTCATGAAATCGGTCAAGGCGCTCGGACTTGAAGGAAAGATTCCCATTTACCAGCACTATGCGACTGACCAGCTCGCCCTCGCTCCTCTGGGTCTCGACGCCCCGGAAGGCATCATGGGAAGCTCCTGCTATCACTTCTATTACCCTGCAAGCCCTGAAAACAAGTCATTTGTCGAAGCTTTCAGGAAACTTTACAAACGGTATCCGGGCTCTACCGCACTCTACGGGTACACTGCAGGTATGTTCATCGCGGGAGCTTACCAGAAAGCCGGCAGGGTGGACAAAGAGAAGTTTATCGACGCGTTGGAGGGCCTAACGATAGACAGTCCGATTGGCAAGCTGCAGATGCGCGCGTGCGACCACCAGGTGATCTTGCCCATGTATTACGGCGTTACCAAGAAGGTGCCCGGATATGATTTCCTCATAGGATCTGATATGGTAACGATTGCTGGTAAAGATTATCTGCCGAGCTGCGAAGAGATGATGAAGCTGCGCAAGTAA
- a CDS encoding MBL fold metallo-hydrolase codes for MISSKTGHVSKGLYVCGISWSPVFLIEGSPPLIFETGFACAARLYEKELKEFSRGGQPHTIFLTHVHWDHCGATSHIRNVFPRIEVAASGRAAEIISRPSVQRRMTELGKSVIPVVATFDGVDSALLIDEPFRSFDVDVVLHDGQVIRVDEKTTVEVLATPGHTRDHLSYYIPERKILIGGEAAGCLEPSGSISVEFLADYDSYIASIKRLLAIPAEIFTQGHHYVFVGREAVRTFLEQSLKASEDFAARVEELLRSEGGSIERVVSLIKAREHDPKTGLKQPDDAYLLNLTAQVTHLAAKKQ; via the coding sequence ATGATTTCTAGCAAGACGGGCCACGTTTCGAAAGGATTATATGTTTGCGGTATTTCATGGTCACCCGTTTTTTTGATTGAAGGCAGCCCGCCACTTATTTTTGAGACGGGTTTTGCGTGCGCAGCGCGGCTCTATGAAAAAGAACTCAAGGAATTCTCACGAGGGGGACAGCCTCACACCATCTTTCTCACGCACGTGCACTGGGACCATTGCGGTGCAACGAGCCATATAAGGAATGTCTTTCCGCGAATCGAAGTCGCCGCCTCAGGCCGGGCAGCCGAGATCATCAGCCGGCCCAGCGTCCAGAGACGCATGACAGAACTTGGGAAGAGTGTCATCCCGGTCGTGGCAACATTTGACGGAGTGGACAGCGCACTCTTGATCGATGAGCCTTTCAGGTCATTCGATGTGGATGTGGTGCTGCATGACGGCCAGGTGATCCGCGTGGACGAAAAGACGACGGTCGAAGTATTGGCAACGCCCGGGCACACCCGAGACCATCTCAGCTACTATATCCCGGAAAGAAAGATCTTGATAGGCGGTGAGGCTGCGGGCTGCCTGGAACCGTCAGGCAGTATCAGCGTTGAATTTCTGGCCGACTACGATTCGTACATCGCATCCATCAAGCGTCTGCTGGCTATCCCGGCTGAAATCTTTACGCAGGGGCATCATTACGTGTTCGTGGGAAGAGAGGCTGTCCGAACGTTCCTTGAACAGTCACTCAAAGCATCCGAAGATTTTGCAGCTCGTGTGGAGGAGTTGCTACGTTCCGAGGGAGGCTCCATCGAGCGCGTCGTGAGTTTGATCAAGGCCAGGGAGCACGATCCAAAAACCGGCCTTAAGCAGCCCGATGACGCCTATCTGCTTAACCTCACCGCTCAGGTTACGCACCTGGCGGCCAAGAAGCAGTGA
- the dnaJ gene encoding molecular chaperone DnaJ: MRKDYYDILGVPRTATDEELKKAYRKLALTHHPDRNPDDKTAEEKFKEINEAYAVLGDSEKRSAYDRFGTAEPGAGFDFGFGGNFNDIFGDLLGDFFGGTQRRRQRKGEDLRYNLDIEFEEAIFGTEKEIEIPKDERCPQCKGSRVEPGFQPVVCKHCSGRGQVRYSQGFFTINKTCEYCNGEGHIIKDPCKACKGRGYVRNSKNIKVNIPAGVDTGVRLKMRGEGAQGLHDAVPGDLYIVLRVKEHPVFEREGDDVVLHTEVHFPLLCLGGEIRVPTVEGETVIKLGPGTQPGKSFRLKGLGAPKANGYGRGDEIVYVYGKVPTKLTDKQKTLLEELSKELNGDSPVTQAKGIKDRFKEFFDRQ, from the coding sequence ATGAGGAAGGATTACTACGACATACTCGGTGTACCAAGGACTGCCACCGATGAAGAGCTCAAGAAAGCCTATCGCAAGCTTGCCCTGACCCACCACCCTGATCGGAATCCCGACGACAAAACCGCGGAAGAAAAATTCAAGGAAATAAACGAAGCTTACGCGGTATTGGGCGATTCGGAAAAACGTTCGGCCTATGACCGCTTTGGAACGGCCGAACCGGGAGCGGGTTTTGACTTCGGGTTCGGCGGCAATTTCAACGATATCTTTGGCGACCTGCTTGGTGATTTCTTCGGCGGCACCCAGCGCAGGCGGCAGAGAAAAGGCGAAGATCTCCGCTACAACCTGGACATCGAGTTTGAGGAAGCAATTTTTGGAACAGAAAAGGAGATCGAGATACCGAAGGATGAGCGCTGCCCGCAGTGCAAGGGATCGAGGGTAGAGCCCGGGTTTCAACCCGTAGTCTGCAAACACTGTAGCGGTCGGGGCCAGGTACGGTACAGCCAGGGGTTCTTCACGATCAACAAGACCTGTGAATATTGTAATGGTGAGGGACATATCATCAAGGATCCGTGCAAGGCATGCAAAGGGCGCGGTTACGTCAGAAATTCGAAAAATATCAAAGTGAACATTCCTGCGGGTGTTGACACCGGAGTAAGGCTGAAGATGAGAGGAGAGGGTGCTCAGGGGTTACATGATGCGGTCCCCGGTGACCTCTACATTGTCCTCAGGGTCAAAGAACATCCTGTATTTGAAAGAGAAGGCGACGACGTTGTTTTGCATACGGAAGTACATTTCCCGCTCCTCTGCCTGGGTGGCGAGATTCGAGTCCCCACGGTAGAAGGCGAGACGGTCATCAAGCTGGGTCCCGGCACCCAACCGGGGAAGAGCTTCAGGCTCAAGGGGCTTGGGGCACCTAAAGCCAACGGCTACGGCAGAGGTGACGAAATTGTATACGTGTATGGCAAGGTGCCGACGAAGCTTACCGACAAACAGAAAACCCTGCTTGAAGAGCTGTCAAAGGAGCTGAATGGGGACAGTCCTGTTACACAGGCGAAGGGCATAAAGGACCGCTTCAAGGAATTTTTCGACCGCCAGTAG
- a CDS encoding lactate racemase domain-containing protein, whose amino-acid sequence MRISLKHDLWGKDDAFELDLPERWNVDVLRMEGDRERLLDDDGYRKALAPLERLLKGKKEICIVFDDTSRPTRVYRITPYLIELFDRCAVRDEQVRFLCALGTHVPLDNAALRRKLGEEVPEQFAVYNHNPYENCEYLGRTRLGTPVLVNKEFLSCDLRIGIGSFVPHGFCGLGGGYKIIMPGVAHIDAIIHHHGKLLQENLSVCRPLSYRDNPLLEEVKEFGRTAGLHAKIDLLVNSEAEAVAISAGTAEDSYSKFSERSLTHYGAAVPWKADILFVNTFAKGNEATIGLSQASALLKEEGGYVVLLADVSRGQVVHYLLGRFGRDLWGRLGRGERMKEKNVRKIFVVSRHKDVASTYWFGKKEDVFWCRDAAEVVRILDEEYKKKTPDVHVIPDGTLQVFRQSPSTCEVMG is encoded by the coding sequence ATGAGAATATCGCTGAAACATGATCTGTGGGGAAAGGATGACGCATTCGAACTTGACCTCCCTGAGCGTTGGAATGTGGACGTACTTCGCATGGAAGGAGATCGCGAGAGGCTCCTCGACGATGACGGCTACAGAAAGGCGCTTGCGCCGCTCGAGAGATTGCTGAAGGGCAAGAAGGAAATCTGCATCGTCTTCGACGACACTTCGAGGCCCACCCGCGTCTATCGTATCACGCCTTACCTGATTGAACTGTTCGACCGATGCGCCGTGCGCGATGAGCAGGTGAGATTCCTTTGCGCGCTGGGCACGCACGTACCTCTTGATAATGCGGCCCTGAGGAGAAAACTGGGCGAAGAGGTGCCGGAACAATTCGCAGTCTACAATCACAACCCTTACGAGAACTGTGAGTATCTGGGCCGGACGCGCCTTGGGACCCCTGTACTGGTCAACAAGGAGTTCTTGAGCTGCGACCTGAGAATCGGTATCGGTTCTTTTGTGCCTCACGGCTTTTGCGGCCTTGGGGGAGGATACAAGATTATCATGCCCGGGGTTGCTCACATAGATGCGATCATACACCACCACGGCAAGCTTCTGCAGGAGAACCTTTCGGTGTGTAGACCCCTCAGCTACCGGGATAACCCTCTCCTTGAGGAAGTGAAGGAGTTCGGCCGCACAGCCGGGCTCCACGCGAAGATAGACCTACTGGTGAACAGTGAAGCTGAGGCTGTGGCCATTTCGGCCGGCACGGCTGAAGATTCATATTCGAAATTTTCCGAGCGTTCACTCACTCATTACGGGGCGGCCGTTCCATGGAAAGCGGATATTCTCTTTGTCAACACGTTTGCCAAAGGCAACGAGGCAACGATTGGCCTTTCTCAGGCTTCTGCCCTGCTGAAAGAGGAGGGCGGTTACGTGGTGCTGCTTGCGGATGTTTCCAGAGGGCAGGTCGTTCACTATCTGCTCGGACGATTTGGAAGAGACCTATGGGGCAGACTCGGGCGCGGTGAGCGCATGAAAGAAAAGAACGTGCGAAAGATATTCGTGGTTTCCCGGCACAAAGATGTGGCGTCAACATACTGGTTCGGCAAGAAAGAGGACGTGTTCTGGTGCCGGGACGCCGCAGAAGTTGTGCGTATCCTGGACGAGGAATACAAGAAGAAAACTCCCGATGTTCATGTCATCCCGGACGGCACCCTTCAGGTTTTCAGGCAGTCGCCAAGCACGTGCGAGGTAATGGGTTAG
- the ybeY gene encoding rRNA maturation RNase YbeY gives MAVFIKNSQNLFTVDREQFRAITQDLLSYAGLDRDLSILFTDNKRIQRINKIYFNRDRATNVISFSYMDGLPCEVVGDLVISLERAREEAENSGIPFYERIFSLIIHGLLHVQGFDHEKEKREAQRMRHREKKLLTYVRNHQLYKEPTV, from the coding sequence ATGGCGGTCTTCATAAAAAATTCCCAAAACCTGTTCACCGTGGACAGGGAACAGTTTCGAGCGATCACCCAGGATTTGTTGTCGTATGCCGGCCTGGATAGAGATCTGAGTATCCTGTTCACGGATAACAAACGAATTCAACGGATCAACAAAATCTACTTCAACAGAGACCGTGCGACCAACGTCATATCCTTCTCCTATATGGACGGTTTACCTTGCGAAGTAGTAGGCGATCTGGTAATCTCACTGGAACGGGCCCGCGAAGAAGCAGAGAATTCAGGCATACCCTTCTATGAACGGATTTTTTCTCTTATCATTCACGGGCTGCTTCATGTTCAAGGCTTTGACCATGAAAAGGAAAAACGGGAAGCACAGAGGATGAGGCACAGAGAAAAGAAGCTGCTCACTTATGTCCGCAACCATCAACTTTATAAAGAGCCGACAGTTTAG